A stretch of Desulfobacter hydrogenophilus DNA encodes these proteins:
- the lon gene encoding endopeptidase La — MAEADIDDLIEIIEKEGNIEEIPKVIPMMPVRDVVVFTDMLLPLFVGREKSIKAIEESVEFDRYVFLSVQKDSDMEKPGPSDVYDVGTIARVQKMIKMPDGRIKALVQGISKAKIIEFVQKRSFFKVRVETVSDVEPDSLDIEIEALMRNVKENSEKLLALKGEFSGDVGDLLSHIDSPGKLADLVASNLNLKVEDAQALLETTDAVERLTRVNDLLARELDLSTVQAKIQTHVKDEISKNQRDYYLREQVKAIHRELGENDDKIAEIVEFKQKIKKCKLPEACEKEALKQLTRLEQMHFDSSEASVVRTYLDCIVELPWSKTTKDFLDIKKAQEVLDQNHYGLDKAKERILEYLSVRKLNPKKKGQIICFVGPPGVGKTSLGRAIAKAMKRKFHRVSLGGIRDEAEIRGHRRTYIGAMPGRILQGLRQCGTRNPVFMLDEIDKLGNDFRGDPSSALLEALDPEQNSEFSDHYLNMPFDLSDVLFVLTANMADTIPSALLDRMELIHLTGYTRQEKVVIAKQHLLPRKLKDNGLIRRAIHFSPNAIESIVSEYTLEAGLRGLERKLDSVCRKIARQIAEGQKGQFAVTCQNLTKYLGPPHYINEMDQEDSQVGLATGLAWTEVGGEHLYIETSLFPGKGELQLTGQIGEVMQESARAALTYTKANQEVLGIDKDAFDSNDIHIHVPAGAIPKDGPSAGIAIATALVSAFTGKKVNNKVGMTGEISLRGRVLPIGGLKEKSLGALRAGIKTVIIPEKNKKDLHDIPKSVKSKLTFICVKDVREVLDIALEKE; from the coding sequence ATGGCAGAAGCAGATATAGATGATCTGATTGAAATAATTGAAAAAGAAGGTAATATCGAAGAAATCCCAAAGGTGATTCCCATGATGCCGGTCAGGGATGTGGTGGTCTTTACAGATATGCTGCTTCCCTTGTTTGTGGGACGGGAAAAGTCCATTAAAGCCATTGAAGAGTCTGTGGAATTTGACCGGTATGTTTTTTTGTCGGTCCAAAAAGATTCAGATATGGAAAAGCCGGGGCCATCAGATGTCTATGATGTCGGGACTATTGCCCGGGTCCAGAAGATGATTAAAATGCCTGACGGCAGGATCAAAGCTTTGGTTCAGGGGATTTCTAAAGCAAAAATTATTGAATTCGTTCAAAAGCGATCTTTTTTTAAAGTCCGAGTGGAGACGGTTTCTGATGTCGAACCTGATTCTCTTGATATAGAGATTGAAGCCCTGATGCGCAACGTAAAGGAGAACAGCGAAAAGCTGTTAGCTCTTAAGGGCGAGTTCTCAGGTGATGTGGGCGATCTTTTATCTCATATTGACTCCCCGGGTAAACTTGCAGACCTGGTTGCCTCTAACCTCAACCTTAAGGTGGAAGATGCCCAGGCCCTTCTGGAAACCACGGATGCTGTTGAGCGCTTAACCCGTGTTAATGATCTTTTAGCCAGGGAGCTGGATTTGTCAACAGTTCAGGCTAAAATTCAGACTCATGTTAAAGACGAAATCTCAAAAAACCAGAGGGATTATTACCTTCGTGAACAGGTTAAGGCCATCCATAGAGAACTCGGGGAAAACGATGATAAGATTGCCGAGATCGTTGAATTCAAACAGAAAATAAAAAAATGCAAGCTGCCGGAAGCGTGTGAAAAAGAGGCTTTAAAACAGTTGACTCGTCTAGAACAGATGCATTTTGATTCTTCCGAAGCCTCTGTAGTCAGAACTTATTTGGATTGTATTGTTGAATTGCCCTGGAGCAAAACCACCAAGGATTTTTTAGACATAAAAAAGGCCCAGGAGGTTTTAGACCAGAATCATTATGGACTGGACAAGGCCAAGGAACGAATTCTTGAATACTTGAGCGTGCGTAAACTCAATCCAAAGAAAAAGGGGCAGATTATTTGCTTTGTTGGTCCTCCGGGGGTGGGTAAAACCTCTCTTGGTCGGGCCATTGCCAAGGCCATGAAGCGCAAGTTTCATCGGGTCTCTTTGGGCGGTATTCGTGATGAGGCCGAGATCAGGGGGCACCGCAGAACATACATTGGTGCCATGCCTGGAAGAATTTTACAGGGGCTTCGCCAATGCGGTACTAGAAATCCGGTTTTTATGCTGGATGAAATTGACAAATTAGGAAATGATTTCAGAGGGGATCCGTCATCTGCACTTCTGGAGGCATTGGATCCTGAACAAAATAGCGAGTTCTCCGACCATTACCTGAATATGCCCTTTGATCTGTCAGATGTATTGTTTGTTCTAACAGCGAATATGGCCGACACCATTCCTTCGGCCCTGCTTGACAGGATGGAGTTGATCCATCTTACCGGATATACCCGCCAGGAAAAGGTGGTCATTGCAAAACAGCATCTTTTGCCAAGAAAGCTCAAAGATAATGGCTTGATCCGTCGTGCCATTCATTTCAGTCCCAACGCCATAGAGTCCATTGTTTCAGAATATACCCTGGAAGCAGGTCTCAGGGGGCTTGAGCGAAAACTGGACTCGGTGTGCAGAAAAATTGCCCGTCAAATAGCGGAAGGTCAAAAGGGGCAGTTTGCCGTTACCTGTCAGAATTTAACCAAGTATCTTGGCCCGCCTCACTATATTAATGAAATGGATCAGGAAGACAGCCAGGTCGGCTTGGCCACAGGACTTGCATGGACCGAAGTGGGTGGTGAGCATTTGTATATTGAAACGTCGTTATTTCCGGGTAAAGGAGAGTTGCAACTCACCGGACAGATCGGTGAGGTTATGCAGGAATCTGCGAGGGCCGCATTAACTTACACCAAAGCCAATCAGGAAGTTCTGGGTATAGACAAGGACGCCTTTGATTCCAACGACATCCATATCCATGTTCCCGCCGGCGCCATTCCCAAGGATGGGCCTTCGGCCGGGATTGCCATTGCTACGGCCCTTGTGTCGGCTTTTACCGGCAAAAAGGTGAACAACAAGGTAGGCATGACCGGTGAGATTTCTTTGCGGGGTCGGGTGCTGCCCATAGGCGGCCTAAAGGAGAAGTCATTAGGGGCTTTAAGGGCCGGCATTAAGACAGTGATCATTCCGGAGAAAAATAAAAAAGACCTTCATGATATCCCAAAATCTGTGAAATCCAAGCTGACGTTCATCTGTGTGAAGGATGTCAGGGAGGTTCTGGATATCGCCCTGGAAAAGGAATAA